In a single window of the Ooceraea biroi isolate clonal line C1 chromosome 8, Obir_v5.4, whole genome shotgun sequence genome:
- the LOC105285824 gene encoding DNA fragmentation factor subunit beta, which yields MSLIADCFRRLTDMSSKSELKGYKVTDVNRTRKFGVACRNFQDLKRKACSKLNVTNDPAEVNVFLLDGSLIDEEYFHTLEPQTTLILQKPGDKVLTDADILYDALRRVNIDFLIAGERVAQFLTENLKAKVSVLNNVLNKDDSKTALSTREEHPEWFEDLETNYTSKEAFMHRRCQDRIRTFLYKTIEQIKCSDVYINDQKARQQLLRTIAFFKLQIKEDHYFGYYFDRSRAETDSKDDVDETDSSQCYEHCPCRLGRIDDERYLQLSSIENMQPDTNTTADPAKIDETDARKLTECEKIAKKVAGDETESCPYRVKSRGRHEQIAICDKKGEFRCEGRWNMDGCAYGDRHKINPYRSKEELALFSTWNLDHKIERSRTLIPRLLQISLQDTINEQDIYDCYDNLFTIKNLRLVHIVCHDKGSHK from the exons CTCAAAGGCTACAAAGTGACGGATGTGAACCGTACTCGAAAATTCGGTGTTGCCTGTCGCAATTTTCAGGACCTGAAACGAAAAGCATGctcaaaattaaat GTAACTAACGATCCGGCGGAGGTAAATGTCTTTCTGCTGGATGGGTCATTGATCGATGAGGAGTATTTTCATACATTGGAGCCACAGACCACTTTGATATTACAAAAGCCAGGAGACAAAGTGTTGACCG ATGCAGACATTCTTTACGATGCACTGAGACGCGTGAATATCGATTTCCTCATCGCTGGCGAAAGGGTGGCACAATTCCTGACGGAAAATCTGAAAGCCAAAGTCTCCGTGTTGAACAACGTGTTGAACAAAGACGACTCCAAGACGGCACTTAGCACGAGGGAAGAGCATCCAGAGTGGTTTGAAGACCTGGAGACTAATTACACGAGCAAG GAAGCATTCATGCATCGCAGATGTCAGGACAGGATACGCACTTTTCTCTATAAAACAATTGAACAGATCAAATGCTCGGACGTGTATATAAACGATCAAAAGGCGAGACAGCAACTCCTACGTACAATAGCGTTCTTCAAGCTTCAGATTAAAGAGGATCACTACTTCGGGTATTACTTTGACAGGAGCAGAGCGGAGACTGATTCTAAGGATGATGTTGACGAGACCGATTCAAGTCAATGTTACGAGCATTGTCCGTGTAGGCTTGGACGTATCGACGACGAAAGATATCTGCAATTATCATCCATCGAAAATATGCAACCAGATACAAACACGACTGCCGATCCAGCTAAGATCGATGAGACAGACGCGCGGAAGCTCACGGAATGTGAGAAAATTGCGAAGAAAGTGGCGGGCGATGAAACGGAAAGCTGTCCTTATCGGGTGAAATCGCGAGGAAGGCATGAACAAATCGCCATTTGCGATAAGAAGGGCGAATTTAGGTGCGAGGGAAGATGGAATATGGACGGCTGTGCCTACGGCGATAGGCACAAAATCAATCCGTACAGATCTAAAGAAGAACTCGCCTTATTTTCTACGTGGAATTTGGATCACAA AATCGAGAGATCGAGGACGCTCATTCCTAGGTTGCTGCAGATCTCGCTACAGGACACGATCAATGAACAGGACATCTACGACTGTTACGACAATCTGTTCACTATAAAGAATTTGAGATTAGTTCATATCGTATGCCACGATAAAGGGTCGCACAAATAA